The Phlebotomus papatasi isolate M1 chromosome 3, Ppap_2.1, whole genome shotgun sequence genomic sequence GTTCCGAAATGTCCATGAAGTATTTGACGCTGCTGTAGAGGACAGCTGTGTCTTTCGATGTCCAGGAGGTAAATGAAGTTATGGCTTATTTGGCCAAAAATTGGTGAATTTACGAGAATGGCTCGTTTGTAGATGTCCCAGGGCATCGGAACAAATTCTATACACCAACATCAAATGGCTGTGGAGCACTTGGCATGAAGATCAGCACGGAATATCTACCAGCTGTTGAGATGGAAAAGTGCTGCGATGCTCACGACATTTGCTATGACACATGCAATGCTGACAAGGAACTCTGTGACATTGAATTCAAGAGATGCCTTTTTAAGCACTGCGAAGCATACGAGGCTACCACAATTGTGGGTGATTTGGCAGTGAAGGGTTGCAAGGCAGCAGCCAAGATGCTATTTTCTGGCACTGTAACCCTCGGCTGTAAATCCTACCTCGATGCCCAGCAGAGGAGTTGCTACTGTCCAGAACAAATAGACCACGGTGGATGGAAGTCCAAAAAGAAATACTACAATTGACCTAACTCAATACCCATCATTCAAAAGTAGCCCAATTAGACAATTAATTCTAATCTTTCTCTTTTCTATAAATTCAACGTTTTTCACCAAAAAGTATTGAAATTGGACTAAAACTAAACCTCAGATCAGTTTGTGATAGCATGGAAATTATGATAGTGCTAAATTTAACTCTCTCACGTTCTTTTTCAATGTGTTCCTCCACTCTCTGGTGTataaaaatccaataaattttCTGGAAATCCGTTTTTTGCTACTTGTGAGACAGATtggacaaaaaattaaattaaaaatatttttcttatcgcAAATATTGGAGAAAAATATTCATCGTAGAAGGTAAGGAGATTTTTCTGAGTGCTTCCAGTAAATGTTGGGCAAAATTCATTAATCCAATCATCAATGATTTTATTCCAAAACAAcaaatgattaaaataaatatgacaTAAAGGCCACTATTTCAGTTCGATTAGTTTTGGAAAATGTAGGTGAGGCAGTTTAGCGTTGCCCAATTTCTTTCACAACCCTACTGCGGAATTAGTATggtatataggggagactggggcaaaaagtcacaaaacggatattttattttttttacaagctactcgagcgcttcaaaaatttctaattagcgcagttttatgggaaatttaccgctctacaaattTATGAAAGTAATtatcctctattttgtaaggaaatacgtttttCGAGCCAAtttataaaaggtaattttgagactgttctgaaaaatgctggggcaaatagtaccagacatg encodes the following:
- the LOC129807942 gene encoding group XIIA secretory phospholipase A2, giving the protein MHISYMRIAIYVLTFVTYVYSGYGSNVISTLRDAIIAAEAVFGDVFKNLIVVARKFRNVHEVFDAAVEDSCVFRCPGDVPGHRNKFYTPTSNGCGALGMKISTEYLPAVEMEKCCDAHDICYDTCNADKELCDIEFKRCLFKHCEAYEATTIVGDLAVKGCKAAAKMLFSGTVTLGCKSYLDAQQRSCYCPEQIDHGGWKSKKKYYN